The Accipiter gentilis chromosome Z, bAccGen1.1, whole genome shotgun sequence DNA window tctactttttaaaaatgttatgtaAGCAGTTACCACGACGAGACTACATTGTATTCATACAATGTCAAATTAATGTGAAATCACTTGAGGTTGTGACACTAGGATGCTAGCCCACAGCCTAAAAtgggtaaataaaaataaaatttcttgaaAAACTTTAGTGGTGGGACAACTCCTAGATACTGTTACTGAGAATACAGTTCCTTCAAGCTTTTTCCTGCCTGCAAAAGTTgtcaaattaaacaaataaagcaGAATAATAAGGCAAATGGGCTTCGTTCTTGGAAGAATGAAATGAGCTGCCCAGCTTTGGCAGCCTGGGCACAACTGTTTTTCCTCAGAATCTGTAAGGTGACATATCCAGCTCTTTAAGGGGGGGCATTAATGTTTCGGTGGATGTCGTGGGAGCTTACTCTTTACAAAGCAGCTGAATGAAGTGTAAGTGAATGTTACTGAAGTGTAAGACTTCTCCACTCCCCTTTAAATGCTCAGAGCAGTACCTTACAGCAGGGACACCCTTTCTGAATCCAATGGGGAAGATCCTCAGAGATTATGCTCCTCAtgaaagaatcacagaaaaataaagtccTAAATCAAGGGTACTTGAACATTCTGGACCTTACAGCTATCATTAGCTTTACAACTGCTCTTTTGCCCTCATTTCTTCACCAGTTCAGTTAGAAACACTGTGCATTTTATTTGTCCTTGTAGTTCAGCAGGGTAGCTGGGAACCACTCACCATGGCCTTATAGATCATTTTCAGGAACCTTTTGGCAAATCTCCACCTACTTCTTCACACTCAATGAGATACTTGTATAGAAACTGGAACTAATCTGCTGTCTTCCAATTCATCATTGTGGAACAATACTGTAGTGTTTCAGTCTCTCAAAGTACTCACTTGGACCAGCATTATCCACTGAAAACTTGTATTTCCGTATTTTGGCAATTTGCTTTGCAGGCTGGTTTTGAGTGATAACTGTCTCTTTGTTATCTTTATGCAAACACTGGAAACAAGTAAGATACAACAGACATCAGCCTCATTGCTTATTGCATTGCTGGAGAGAAAGTATACCCGTAACAACATAACTAGAGTGACTGACGATCTTGTAATTCAGCTAGCTGGATTAAAGATTATCTGGATACACCTACTCGTGCTGTAGCATACCTCCAAACTGCAACTCTGAAATCCTATTACTGATTTAGCAATTCATTAGCTTTGACCTTGGACAAGATCATATTCTTGCCAGATCACAATTTTCCAGTCTTTTTGCAGAGACTGTGAACTCCTGGAGTGATTCCTCATCATTTTGCATAGCAATTTATTTagcagtgctatggttttgactGAAGTGCTTACAACACCAACTATTATTACAGTAATCATAGTAACAAGCCAGTTTCCTATTTCTAAGAGATGTACAGACACAGAAAGCAGGTGAGGGATAAGGAGGGTTACAGGTGAATTTAATTATCTATGCAGCATACACAATAGCTCTTCCAAGTGCTTTTAGGTGGACTGAACAGGGTAAGAGCTGGGAGTGATGGAGTTGTGGTCACCACAACAGAAGGATGCTTCCCAGAGGTCTGGCCACAGCCTGGCATACAGAGAGAGGAGTGCAGCAAAGCCTGCTTTTGCAGGACCACAGCAAGACATCTCAGTGCTTGCTAAAGGAGGGAACTTCCCTCATTTGACACAGTCTTCATCAGGCACTCCTTCAAATTCCCTCTAAACCTAGAATGACTCACTCTTGATAAGTTGCATAGGATGAATTCTAGCCTCAAACAACTCACAAAAAGGTAAAGCAGGTATCTGGACACTGCATCTGACTGGTCTGTACTGGTAGACAACACGATTTGAATCTTGCACAATAACATTACCAATACCAAAGTACCTTCAACTACAAATCAGAGACACAAATTTATAGCTGTCACAGTACTGTGATGGCATTGTTGGCAGAAAATTTTGGCACCATTTGGCATGGTGCACAGAACTCTGTTACCATATCATGAGTAGCAGCCAGACCCCTGATTGTTTCTCCCCATCATACCCTTCAGCAGGGTGGGCAAGACAAGGATTCCCTGGCGACATAATATCTGTGATGGAGGACTTGGCTGCGTACATGCTTATATGGGGAGACATACTTGCTGGCCATCTCTGGCACATGGTAAAATGGGAAAtggcatgttctcactcctctctaaagctgagtttgggaacagaaaatgcagatgCTGCCCAGAAGCCTGCCCCTCTGGAGGAAAACTTGGTATTGGaggtcttttctgttctttttaatgaTTCATCTCATGGATTTACCACCCGCTGATAAAAACATGGGTGTTGCTTTAGCTATCACGTATGATAAACAGACGGAAGACAGCCTTTATGTCTCAGGCTCACAGGCTTATACACATAGGGAACTAACTTGGGACTATTCAGATGATCTGAGAAACTGTAATTTAATGCCATATAACCAAAACTTCAATGAGATCAAGCAATTTGTCATAACAAGACAGAACCTGGATTTCAGGTGCTGTGTATCTGCTGCAGGTAAGCCCCTGCCACAGCCGTAAAGATAGACATGGGTGGTGAATCCTTCTAAACACCCAGGTTTTCCATAGAGCAAGCAAGGCACTACAGTTCTGAAAGCAGCCATGGGGAGGACAGAATTACAAAGCAAGGCAGGAGGGTGGGGATGGAAAGTCAGCTACACAAAATAGCAAATACCACCAACACAGGCCAGGGCATGGGAGAGGGGCATTGTTAGGAAAAGTAAGCAATGTGATAATTGGCATTCTTCTGATTGGGACCAAAAAGTCATAAGTCCTTTGCAAAGAAGTTCGCAGAGTCTGCAATCAGCATACTTGTTAGCTTGGTGCATGTTTCTGTGACAGACTGACCTTCCCTTAGTCTTTGAGCAAATCCATGTAAAAAGCAGAGTCTTTCCCAATTTGGTTCTGGAAGGATGCGTTAGCATGCGGCTCCTGCATTTCTCTCTTCTGGTTTTGCCAGACACACCAACTCAAGAAGAACTCAAATGGATTTCTGGGCATGTGCCTGTGATAACATGCTCCAGACAAGCACTGACTGCCCTCCAATAGAAACACCTCAGCGGTACCTCTGGTTCCCAGTTTGTTTATACAGTCTCCCTCAGCTTGTAACAGTAATTCTCTTCCACAGATAAGTCAACATGACCCACCAATTCCCAGCACTGTCTCCAGAGCAGAAGAAAGCTCTTTCAGACATTGCTCAGCGGATTGTGGCTTCAGGAAAGGGGATCTTAGCTGCAGATGAATCAGTGGGTGAGTTCTGGATATCAATCAATTAGCAGTCCCCAAGACTTTTTCCATTAAGTTTGCTTCATCTTTGAAATCAGTGGAGTAAATTAAAAACACTTAGAACTGTTGACTGAGCAGGAACAACTCAGCCAAGCAGGGCTGCATCTATGGCAACAAAAGCTGACAAACTATGGGTTGAGAAGGGAAGCTCTGAACTGAAGCCTCAGTTCATTATTACATAATGGGACCAGGATGCCAGCCAAGCCTAACACCTCTCCATCCAACCTTTGTCCACCTCGCTAGGTACCATGGGGAACCGGCTGCAGAGGATCAATGTGGAGAACACAGAGGAGAATCGCCGGGCTTTTCGAGAGATCCTGTTCTCTTCAGATGCTTCCATCAACCAGAGCATTGGGGGAGTGATCTTCTTCCATGAGACTCTCTATCAGAAAGACAGCACTGGAAAGCCATTTCCCGCTCTCATCAAAGAAAAAGGCATTGTGGTGGGAATAAAGGCGAGTATCTGCAGATGTCTGGATGGCAGCATAATCTAAACCCCATTTCCAGTGAAAATTATATATGGGGCTGCGCTCTCTCCtgccaaatactttttttctttgttttgtgcttgtttttaaaataactagaGGATCTCTGCCACCATTCTCTGCATTGCTTTTGTACAACTAACCAGGAGCACATTTGCATTTAATGCAGGAACTTTTCATTCACCAACTTGCACCTACTCACCGTTTGCTGCAATTAAATCCCTCCACGCAGTAACCTAAATCCAGTCCTTTCTGCATCTGATAGAGCTCTCAAGCCATTCCCTGTGGCCATCTACACATTGTCCCTTCCTCTTAACCAATTCACTCCTCTGCCTCCCCTTTGCTCCAACATTTCCCTTGTTTGCACCCTTAGCATGTTCAGCCCCATGCTTCACTCACAGTCAGCCTGCAAAGATGGACTAGCCATGGGTAAGAAGATAAGACTGATCTCTATCTCTCTGTAACCCTTCCTGTTTTCCTATTCTCCACAGCTGGATAAAGGCACAGCACCCCTCGCAGGAACAAATGGAGAAACCACCATCCAAGGTAAGGAGAGATCTAAAGAGCCTAAGTTATGACTGGTGCAGCAAAAGCCATGGGGTGGCTACCCTGAGTCGCAGCCTTGGTTGGCGTCATGGTACTTTCAGAGCTATATCCTAAAGAACTGCTCTCAGTGAAGCACTGTTCTATCACCTGCAGGGCTGGATGGATTGGCTGAGCGCTGtgcccagtacaagaaagacggTGCTGACTTTGGCAAGTGGCGTGCAGTGCTGAAGATCACTAGCACAACACCCTCTCAACTTGCCATCCAAGAGAATGCCAACACATTGGCACGCTATGCCAGCATCTGCCAGCAGGTATCTACCCTACATCAACCTTTCCCGAGATGCTGTTGCCCCTTCTCACTGTTCTCTGTGATAACATGGTAGGTAACTTGAAAGGCAGATCTCTGCGAGGCTTTTGGGAAAGATGAGGTAGAAGGGCAGTGCAGCAAGAAGGAATACTACCAAAGTCAGGGTAGACAAGAACAGTTTTTCTTCCACACCCCTAGTGacttccctgtttttctttccttagcaTGGCTTGGTGCCCATTGTGGAGCCGGAAATCTTGCCTGATGGAGACCATGATCTCCAACGCTGTCAGTATGTCACAGAAAAGGTAAGAGATTCCTCCCCTTCACAGATCAGTAGCTGATCTTATGCAGTTTGTGCTCACAGATCTCAAGGAGTTTTGACCAAAAAAGTACTTCGTAACTGCATCACAAAAATGAGTTGCTCATAGTTAATAGTGAAAGTGGGAGTAGAATCCATGCTTTTGGATTTCCACTCAAACCACCTATATAAGCATTCTCAATCTTAAAAAGATGCACTGGGACCAAAACCACTGACCAGTTTTTCAGTACCTCAGCTTGCAGGGACAAATTCAGTAAATATGAAGAGTGGTATCCTGGTCATCTCAAAAGCAGTGGTGTCTCCAGGGCTGCAACCCCTGTGATAAATTTCATGAGAAAGTGAAATTCAATTTTATCTTCTCACACTCCCAAGGAATGAACTGTCTTTCCACAGCAGGTTGAGGTAAGATTTGAGCAGAGGTCTACATTCAATCCTCCTGTTTTCAGGTTCTTGCTGCTGTCTACAAGGCCCTGAACGATCATCATGTCTACCTGGAAGGGACACTGCTGAAACCCAACATGGTGACAGCTGGGCATTCCTGCCCCAAGAAGTACACCCCTCAGGATGTAGCCATAGCAACTGTCACTACTCTTCTCCGCACCGTTCCTGCTGCCGTTCCTGGTGATTCCCAATTCATTCCTATGTATCCATTCACACTGTCACTCTTGCTGGCCTTGCTCCTACATCTGACATGCTCACTCCTCTGGCACATAAAAGTCAGGGATTGTGGTGGCTGGAGCACTTCATTTCTAAGCCTCGAAACCTTTTTCTTGCAGGAATCTGCTTCCTGTCTGGAGGTCAGAGTGAAGAGGAGGCTTCTGTCAACCTGAATGCCATGAATCAGTCCCCTCTGCCTAAGCCTTGGAAACTGACCTTTTCATATGGGAGAGCCCTGCAAGCCTCTGCCCTGGCAGCATGGGTGGGCAAAAGCGAGAACAAGAAGGCTGCACAGGAGGCCTTCCGCAAGCGGGCCCAGGTACGAGGCTTTCCTGCAGTGCAGGG harbors:
- the ALDOB gene encoding fructose-bisphosphate aldolase B, with the protein product MTHQFPALSPEQKKALSDIAQRIVASGKGILAADESVGTMGNRLQRINVENTEENRRAFREILFSSDASINQSIGGVIFFHETLYQKDSTGKPFPALIKEKGIVVGIKLDKGTAPLAGTNGETTIQGLDGLAERCAQYKKDGADFGKWRAVLKITSTTPSQLAIQENANTLARYASICQQHGLVPIVEPEILPDGDHDLQRCQYVTEKVLAAVYKALNDHHVYLEGTLLKPNMVTAGHSCPKKYTPQDVAIATVTTLLRTVPAAVPGICFLSGGQSEEEASVNLNAMNQSPLPKPWKLTFSYGRALQASALAAWVGKSENKKAAQEAFRKRAQINSLACRGQYVVAGKTDTAATQSLFTASYTY